The following proteins are co-located in the Eublepharis macularius isolate TG4126 chromosome 5, MPM_Emac_v1.0, whole genome shotgun sequence genome:
- the BLCAP gene encoding bladder cancer-associated protein has protein sequence MYCLQWLLPVLLIPKPLNPALWFSHSMFMGFYLLSFLLERKPCTICALVFLAALFLICYSCWGNCFLYHCSGSQLPDAAHDPSIVGT, from the coding sequence atgtacTGCCTCCAGTGGTTACTGCCCGTTCTGCTTATCCCAAAGCCCCTCAACCCTGCCTTGTGGTTCAGTCACTCAATGTTCATGGGCTTCTATCTACTAAGTTTCCTGTTGGAGCGGAAACCTTGCACAATCTGTGCCTTGGTCTTTTTGGCCGCCTTGTTCCTCATCTGCTATAGCTGCTGGGGGAACTGCTTCTTGTATCATTGCTCTGGCTCCCAGCTGCCGGACGCTGCTCACGATCCCAGCATAGTTGGCACCTAA